A single region of the Eremothecium gossypii ATCC 10895 chromosome V, complete sequence genome encodes:
- the BIR1 gene encoding survivin (Syntenic homolog of Saccharomyces cerevisiae YJR089W (BIR1)) gives MQQKGLDTKHGESATRAASTETQATAVKKRGRPRKTTTEPDAREGPDVQKMLSGLRRSEGGETGSSGVGAKRPRGRPRIHPVEELKVKRPRGRPRKDASTDGVAKVDVMEHKQDEAESAAASATGEPVLVKRGPGRPRKVPVELEAGAAGTPVKRKPGRPRKTPTEQSGGGSDSSPKRGPGRPRKRIISIELENPASAKRGPGRPRKSAGLPVSAENASHNTEVTEGAEMNDSVVVSQLLPQPEMGTKGVSATHHSVITVPALAHPVASYEAGPPSTLAKRYPNSSAYLSSDRSFDPDSERLKNHSNPDDLSKDSIEVPVRGYDHGSSRSPSNRPVLVSSPTKVRTLGAYSHSNLRTRETLDAQRHKRDSAENSDIEDLRSSITTLPDDSDYDSRSSDSEPTFSRRGNVMQPRASSSTSNEGIIVQSSKEISARPHETTTQENTTQSPRRKRRLKKTMTVTLADDLSKGEENNQEHHSFQSENRKSVVLNFNKKKQSPSPVASCRGNHKNNILDDSYDVFEFSSHGNSAFVIPPDAFKSPQRDSKEPSAPRVKKSVGILGILKNTTQSLQAISKSPRHSSINKLRSKLDEIDIDIQLSDDEDDEDDEQNSVRSTYSTPLCSPRCSPKLRPRQQLHNFVIDDVSERNSKSPPETPLPQSPTRTSKHASQLITGAHVTPAAVSSPKIGTLYTEQNILALDRLQLGDHGTPQNHTSHRNSELELEPEHPPSRNSTPEPINELPVWRALPNIEFNKLDEDRRMLSGFLHDLLRYMNVNEATLKRDIDGNITYFIQQMPNQELDMTFIQWLDLKVSQLKVEYLKELEKKRTLLVGQFEASERIIRNISDSKVLLELANRFGIKF, from the coding sequence ATGCAGCAAAAAGGCTTGGATACGAAGCATGGTGAATCCGCCACACGGGCTGCCAGCACGGAGACGCAAGCAACTGCGGTAAAGAAACGCGGGAGGCCAAGGAAAACTACGACGGAGCCGGATGCACGGGAGGGACCGGATGTGCAGAAGATGCTGTCGGGGCTTCGGCGCAGCGAGGGTGGTGAGACGGGCAGCAGTGGGGTTGGGGCGAAAAGACCGCGCGGGCGGCCGCGGATCCACCCTGTGGAAGAGCTGAAGGTGAAGAGGCCGCGCGGGCGGCCACGCAAGGATGCAAGTACTGACGGCGTGGCGAAGGTGGATGTGATGGAGCACAAGCAGGACGAGGCGGAGTCTGCAGCGGCGAGCGCGACTGGCGAGCCGGTGTTAGTCAAGAGGGGCCCGGGGAGGCCTCGCAAGGTACCagtggagctggaggcTGGTGCAGCAGGGACGCCGGTGAAGCGGAAACCAGGCCGGCCGCGTAAGACGCCAACTGAGCAGTCTGGTGGGGGAAGCGACTCCTCGCCAAAGCGGGGACCCGGGCGGCCACGCAAGAGAATAATCAGTATAGAGCTTGAAAACCCTGCCTCAGCAAAGAGGGGCCCTGGTCGGCCCAGGAAATCTGCAGGTTTGCCTGTGTCAGCTGAAAATGCATCCCATAACACGGAAGTTACGGAGGGTGCTGAGATGAACGATTCTGTCGTGGTGTCGCAACTGCTGCCTCAGCCAGAGATGGGCACGAAGGGTGTATCTGCTACCCATCACAGTGTCATAACTGTGCCAGCATTGGCACATCCTGTAGCCTCATACGAGGCTGGTCCTCCATCTACTTTAGCTAAGAGGTATCCAAATAGCAGCGCTTACCTCAGCAGCGATCGCAGTTTCGACCCCGATTCTGAACGGCTGAAGAATCATAGCAACCCTGACGACCTTAGCAAAGACTCCATAGAAGTCCCTGTTAGAGGCTATGACCATGGTTCGAGCCGCTCGCCAAGTAATCGCCCCGTGTTAGTTAGCTCACCTACGAAAGTTAGAACTCTTGGTGCTTACTCCCATTCCAATCTTCGCACCAGGGAAACTCTGGATGCGCAGCGCCATAAACGCGATTCTGCAGAGAATAGTGATATAGAGGACTTACGGAGCTCCATAACCACGCTTCCTGATGACTCGGACTATGACTCGCGGAGCAGTGATAGCGAACCGACTTTCTCTCGTCGTGGTAACGTTATGCAGCCGCGCGCTTCGAGCAGCACTTCCAATGAGGGAATAATAGTACAGAGTTCTAAGGAAATTTCTGCTCGTCCACACGAGACCACTACTCAGGAAAATACCACACAATCTCCAAGACGCAAGAGGCGTCTCAAGAAAACAATGACTGTTACATTAGCGGATGATCTTTCAAAAGGAGAGGAAAATAATCAAGAACACCACTCTTTCCAATCTGAAAATAGAAAGAGTGTTGTATTGAACTTTAACAAAAAGAAGCAATCTCCCTCGCCAGTTGCCAGCTGCAGGGGAAATCACAAGAATAATATTTTGGATGACAGCTACGATGTTTTTGAGTTCAGCAGCCACGGAAATAGTGCATTTGTTATTCCTCCTGATGCATTCAAGTCACCGCAGCGGGATAGTAAGGAACCTTCGGCTCCTCGCGTAAAAAAATCAGTTGGTATCTTGGGAATTCTGAAGAATACAACTCAATCACTGCAAGCAATCTCTAAATCTCCCAGGCATTCATCCATTAACAAGTTACGAAGTAAGCTTGATGAAATTGACATTGATATTCAACTAAGCGATGATGAAGATGATGAAGATGATGAGCAAAATTCTGTCCGCTCAACTTACTCCACTCCTCTATGTAGTCCCCGATGTTCCCCGAAGCTTAGGCCCCGCCAGCAACTGCATAATTTTGTGATCGATGATGTTTCTGAAAGAAATTCCAAGTCTCCTCCAGAAACTCCTCTCCCTCAAAGTCCGACCCGGACATCAAAGCATGCTTCACAGCTAATAACCGGAGCCCATGTGACCCCTGCCGCGGTTTCTTCTCCTAAAATTGGAACTTTGTACACAGAGCAGAACATACTAGCTTTGGATAGACTCCAATTAGGAGACCATGGCACCCCACAGAATCATACCTCACACCGGAATAGCGAACTAGAGCTGGAACCTGAACATCCTCCTTCCAGAAACTCAACACCTGAACCGATTAATGAGCTGCCTGTTTGGCGCGCGCTTCCAAATATTGAGTTTAATAAATTGGATGAGGATAGAAGAATGCTCAGTGGCTTTCTGCACGATCTACTGCGTTACATGAATGTGAATGAAGCTACTCTAAAGAGGGATATCGATGGAAACATCACATATTTCATCCAGCAGATGCCAAACCAGGAATTAGACATGACTTTTATCCAATGGTTGGATCTGAAGGTTTCCCAGTTGAAGGTAGAATATTTGAAGGAACTTGAAAAAAAGAGGACACTCTTGGTTGGGCAATTTGAGGCCTCAGAACGCATCATTAGAAATATCAGCGATAgtaaggtgcttttagaACTTGCTAATCGTTTTGGTATCAAGTTTTGA
- a CDS encoding SCF ubiquitin ligase complex subunit GRR1 (Syntenic homolog of Saccharomyces cerevisiae YJR090C (GRR1)) has protein sequence MTSETNNNNAASSNGGQLPPSGLPASWFTTPIPARSTTDRQQYSQEFRERVSRVTQRGQNYVSQLNEPGRDWPRSFVGQNTRFFQQAATPSRNTISLAGAGLESGVGIARPAGGNSNFMPANMVDADNDVDLLHDEQVMSYLPPSAEERRLFESFQAEARSVFRRSIETIGRRKSLLLQSFEADNLKLQQLQSGQVQWSGDANDPESENRYISRLSKVQRIRLRAVEMETLNMQRLRGNFQVTMQQFKIEVQRYLVAKARGEYLRNPVEYFKPQLIDWDPHKNMGIKIALMENHMDESDWDRLRLMVESDPPENTNTRPRAQAQHIHESIVRAPFTNGYNNININSRVATTAISTTTNLSFPYIFPLQELPQEILSLVLEMVGQKTDIVLLLTVCKAWAAIIVKLLYYRPHINKKPQLDLFMNTMRKPASELVFDYRPMIKRLNFSFVGDYMTDAQLLHFVGCPNLERLTLVFCKQVTTKSIAKVLKGCRFLQSVDITGVREVGNELFNVLSTDCKRIQGLYVPRADLVSCEAIEQFVENAPMLKRVKITFNKNITNNLLIKMAHSCPLLVEVDLTSTPQINNDSIVTLMTELPQLREFRLTQNMLLSDAFATQLALNVTSLPALRLVDLSACESITDKTVVKLVQLAPKLRNVYLGKCSRITDNSLIALSKLGKNLQTVHFGHCFNITDEGVKVLIQNCPRIQYVDFACCTNLTNHTLYELGDLTKLKRIGLVKCSQMTDEGLLNMIALRGRNDTLERVHLSYCTNLTIYPIYELVMACPKLSHLSLTAVPSFLRPDITQFCRPPPSEFTVNQRQIFCVFSGKGVQKLRHHLMSMTRPTDGPTTKVRKILIEFLIARGLFKPNENEEEALKRIADDINQESAALMTASSMFNAANEPFQSINFERIDELFTFLKRVPQDDSVSSEDLAELMPLVDESFCEEPFRSEWRDHDGIVAPRASNDLNSELADIVRKFHALNDRIADFEVNVSSIIRIQFQYTGSMLAEMSHIYMLLVDLNRTICDIQKRIYEINNPRDVKAITIWRMLWTPRFEEMLRKYKLDTVVLRLYLKNNVAVLTRQREVALLRARTLWDTEQSGLVQGNGAVNGNTVASDPSVVAARQLFPQFQIPVFRPTQDGPPPDQDDDEVLEES, from the coding sequence ATGACGAGCGAGACGAACAACAACAACGCGGCGAGCTCGAACGGCGGGCAGCTACCGCCATCGGGGCTTCCGGCGAGCTGGTTTACGACGCCCATTCCTGCGCGCTCGACCACAGACAGACAGCAGTACTCCCAGGAGTTTCGCGAGCGTGTTTCGCGGGTGACGCAGCGCGGCCAGAACTATGTGTCGCAGCTTAACGAACCGGGCCGTGACTGGCCGCGCAGCTTTGTGGGCCAGAACACCAGGTTTTTCCAGCAAGCTGCCACGCCATCTAGAAACACAATTTCATTAGCGGGGGCAGGATTGGAGAGTGGGGTGGGTATTGCGCGGCCCGCTGGAGGAAACAGCAATTTTATGCCAGCGAACATGGTGGACGCGGATAATGACGTAGATTTACTACACGATGAGCAAGTTATGTCTTATTTGCCGCCTTCTGCAGAGGAGCGGCGGCTTTTCGAGTCCTTCCAGGCGGAGGCACGTTCGGTGTTCAGGCGGTCCATAGAAACGATTGGGAGACGAAAATCACTACTACTGCAGTCATTCGAGGCAGATAACCTCAAGCTTCAACAACTACAGTCAGGACAAGTACAGTGGAGTGGGGATGCGAATGACCCAGAGTCCGAGAACAGATACATTAGTCGTTTGTCGAAAGTGCAGCGGATTAGGTTACGTGCCGTGGAAATGGAAACCTTGAATATGCAGCGTCTACGGGGCAACTTTCAGGTCACAATGCAACAATTTAAGATCGAAGTACAAAGATATCTGGTAGCAAAAGCCAGGGGTGAGTATCTGCGGAATCCAGTGGAATATTTTAAGCCGCAGTTAATTGACTGGGATCCTCACAAAAATATGGGAATAAAAATTGCATTGATGGAAAACCATATGGATGAATCAGACTGGGACCGTTTGAGGCTGATGGTTGAGTCTGATCCGCCCGAGAATACCAACACGCGTCCGCGTGCTCAGGCTCAACACATCCACGAAAGCATAGTACGGGCACCATTTACGAATGGTTATAATAATATTAATATTAACAGTAGGGTTGCAACTACTGCCATATCCACAACAACTAACCTATCATTCCCATACATATTCCCATTGCAGGAACTACCTCAGGAGATACTTTCTCTTGTTTTAGAAATGGTGGGACAGAAAACCGATATTGTACTGTTGTTGACTGTTTGCAAGGCCTGGGCCGCTATCATTGTTAAGCTTCTATATTATAGACCGCATATCAATAAAAAGCCGCAGCTTGATTTGTTCATGAACACTATGAGGAAACCCGCATCTGAGCTGGTCTTTGACTATAGGCCCATGATTAAACGTCTTAACTTCTCATTTGTGGGTGATTATATGACGGATGCGCAATTGTTACACTTTGTCGGGTGTCCAAATCTAGAGAGGTTGACTTTAGTATTTTGCAAACAGGTCACCACAAAATCTATTGCAAAGGTGCTAAAGGGCTGCAGGTTCTTGCAAAGCGTCGATATCACCGGCGTGCGAGAGGTTGGTAACGAACTATTCAATGTTTTATCCACAGATTGTAAAAGAATCCAGGGATTGTACGTACCTCGTGCTGATCTGGTATCATGTGAAGCCATAGAGCAGTTTGTGGAAAATGCGCCGATGTTAAAACGGGTGAAGATAACATTTAATAAAAACATTACTAATAACTTGTTGATTAAAATGGCACATTCATGTCCACTTTTAGTCGAGGTAGATTTAACCTCGACCCCACAAATAAACAATGACAGTATTGTCACCTTAATGACGGAATTACCCCAGTTGCGAGAGTTCAGATTGACTCAGAATATGTTGTTAAGCGATGCATTTGCTACACAGTTGGCATTGAATGTCACTAGTCTACCAGCTTTAAGGCTTGTTGATTTATCTGCTTGTGAAAGCATTACTGACAAAACGGTTGTTAAGTTAGTGCAATTGGCTCCAAAGCTACGAAACGTTTATTTGGGTAAATGCAGCAGGATTACTGATAATTCTTTGATTGCATTGTCCAAGTTGGGAAAAAACCTACAAACTGTTCATTTTGGCCATTGTTTCAATATCACGGATGAGGGAGTAAAGGTTTTGATCCAGAATTGTCCCAGAATCCAGTACGTGGACTTTGCTTGTTGTACAAACTTGACCAATCATACTTTATATGAATTGGGGGACTTAACAAAACTAAAAAGAATAGGGTTGGTGAAATGTTCTCAGATGACAGATGAGGGTTTATTAAATATGATTGCTTTGCGTGGTAGGAATGACACATTGGAAAGAGTTCACCTATCATATTGTACTAATTTGACTATTTATCCAATATATGAGTTGGTAATGGCTTGTCCAAAGCTCTCTCATTTGTCATTGACTGCGGTACCTTCTTTTCTCAGGCCAGATATCACACAATTTTGCAGACCTCCTCCTAGTGAATTTACCGTTAACCAACGTCAAATATTTTGTGTGTTTTCTGGCAAAGGTGTGCAAAAGCTCCGTCATCACTTAATGAGTATGACTAGGCCCACAGACGGACCAACTACTAAGGTCAGGAAGATACTAATTGAGTTTTTGATAGCTAGAGGTTTATTCAAGCCCAATGAAAATGAGGAAGAAGCACTAAAAAGGATAGCTGACGATATTAACCAAGAAAGTGCCGCCCTAATGACTGCATCTAGTATGTTTAACGCCGCAAATGAACCCTTTCAGAGTATCAATTTTGAAAGGATAGATGAACTGTTCACCTTCCTAAAGAGAGTTCCACAAGACGATTCTGTTAGTAGCGAGGACCTCGCTGAACTAATGCCATTGGTAGACGAATCCTTCTGTGAGGAACCATTCAGAAGCGAATGGCGCGATCATGATGGAATAGTAGCACCAAGGGCTTCAAATGATTTGAACAGTGAATTAGCAGATATTGTCAGAAAGTTTCACGCGTTGAATGATCGCATTGCGGACTTCGAAGTAAATGTTTCCAGTATTATCAGAATTCAGTTTCAGTATACGGGATCTATGCTAGCTGAAATGTCACACATCTACATGCTGTTAGTTGATTTGAATCGTACTATTTGTGATATACAAAAGAGGATCTATGAAATTAACAATCCAAGGGATGTGAAGGCTATCACAATCTGGCGAATGCTTTGGACACCAAGGTTTGAAGAAATGTTGAGAAAATACAAGTTGGATACGGTTGTACTAAGATTGTATCTAAAGAACAATGTGGCTGTTTTGACCAGACAAAGGGAGGTTGCCCTCTTGAGAGCACGCACATTGTGGGATACCGAGCAGTCCGGTCTGGTTCAAGGCAACGGTGCGGTAAATGGAAATACAGTAGCAAGCGACCCATCCGTAGTTGCAGCACGTCAACTATTCCCGCAGTTCCAAATTCCAGTATTCAGACCGACACAAGATGGTCCGCCACCTGATCAAGATGACGATGAAGTGTTGGAGGAGTCATGA